The Pontibacter pudoricolor genome contains a region encoding:
- the fumC gene encoding class II fumarate hydratase, with product MQVRVEKDTMGPVEVPADKYWGAQTQRSKENFTIGGQLMPKEVIEAFAILKKSAAFANAELGVLAQDKAEIIGKVCDEILDGKLADEFPLVVWQTGSGTQSNMNVNEVVANRAHVLLGGNLMDEKKKIHPNDDVNKSQSSNDTFPTAMHIAAYKKVVEHTLPLVKKLRDTLHSKSEEFMDVVKIGRTHLMDATPLTLGQELSGYVAQLDYGMKALRNTLEHLSTLALGGSAVGTGLNTPAGYDVLVAEKISQFAGHTFITAPNKFEALAAHDAIVETSGALKQLAVSLMKIANDIRLLASGPRSGIAEILIPENEPGSSIMPGKVNPTQAEAMTMVCAQVIGNDVAISVGGMNGHFELNVFKPVMIYNLLMSAQLIGDACDSFDKHCAVGIEPNYPKIKENLENSLMLVTALNPHIGYDNAAKIAKKAHKEGTTLRQAAIALDLLTNEQYDEWVKPEDMIGSLKK from the coding sequence ATGCAAGTTCGCGTAGAGAAAGACACGATGGGCCCTGTAGAGGTGCCTGCAGACAAATACTGGGGTGCTCAGACACAGCGCTCTAAAGAAAACTTTACCATCGGTGGTCAGTTGATGCCGAAGGAAGTGATCGAAGCTTTTGCTATACTTAAAAAGTCGGCTGCTTTTGCTAACGCTGAGCTGGGCGTGTTGGCACAGGACAAAGCTGAGATAATCGGTAAAGTTTGCGACGAGATTTTAGATGGCAAGCTGGCTGATGAGTTTCCGCTGGTAGTTTGGCAGACAGGTTCGGGCACGCAGTCGAACATGAACGTGAACGAAGTGGTGGCAAACCGCGCACACGTACTGTTGGGCGGCAACCTGATGGACGAGAAAAAGAAAATCCACCCGAACGACGACGTAAACAAGTCGCAGTCATCGAACGACACCTTCCCGACGGCGATGCACATTGCCGCTTACAAAAAAGTGGTAGAGCACACCCTGCCGTTGGTTAAAAAACTACGCGACACGCTGCACAGCAAGTCTGAAGAGTTCATGGATGTGGTGAAGATCGGACGTACGCACCTGATGGACGCTACGCCGCTTACACTGGGCCAGGAGCTTTCGGGTTACGTTGCTCAGCTGGATTATGGCATGAAAGCGCTTCGCAACACACTGGAGCACCTGAGCACGCTGGCCCTTGGCGGTTCTGCTGTAGGTACAGGTCTTAACACGCCGGCTGGTTACGATGTACTGGTTGCCGAAAAGATCTCCCAGTTTGCAGGTCACACGTTCATCACAGCTCCAAACAAATTCGAGGCTCTTGCAGCACACGATGCTATAGTTGAAACATCCGGTGCACTGAAGCAACTGGCTGTATCGCTGATGAAGATTGCCAATGATATCCGTTTACTGGCTTCTGGTCCACGCTCCGGTATCGCTGAGATCCTGATTCCGGAAAACGAGCCGGGTTCTTCTATCATGCCGGGTAAAGTAAACCCAACGCAGGCTGAGGCTATGACGATGGTTTGCGCACAGGTAATCGGTAACGACGTTGCCATCTCGGTTGGTGGCATGAACGGCCATTTCGAGCTGAACGTATTTAAGCCGGTGATGATTTACAACCTGCTGATGAGCGCACAGCTGATCGGTGACGCCTGCGATTCGTTCGACAAGCATTGCGCGGTAGGCATCGAGCCCAATTACCCGAAGATCAAAGAGAACCTGGAGAACTCGCTGATGCTGGTAACGGCCCTTAACCCGCACATCGGTTACGACAACGCCGCCAAAATCGCGAAAAAAGCACACAAAGAAGGCACAACCCTACGCCAGGCTGCCATCGCGCTTGATTTGCTAACCAACGAACAGTACGACGAGTGGGTGAAGCCGGAAGACATGATCGGCAGCTTGAAGAAGTAA
- the radA gene encoding DNA repair protein RadA yields MAKIKTSYFCQNCGAQSAKWIGKCPACGEWNTYVEEVVQREELTPTSIWKVGSTSAQVASKPKPIADITFQEQQRIDTTDQELNRVLGGGIVPGSMVLIGGEPGIGKSTLMLQIALSLRGMRVLYVSGEESEQQIKMRAERIGTATSDCFILTETGTQNIFKQIEQLQPQVLIVDSIQTLHSSFIEAGAGSVSQVRECTAELLKFAKESGTPVFLIGHITKEGNLAGPKILEHMVDTVLQFEGDRHMTYRILRTTKNRFGSTSELGIYEMMGAGLREVSNPSEILISQREDAFSGIGIGATLEGNRPLLIEVQSLVTPATYGTPQRTSTGFDGKRLNMLLAVLEKRGGYRLGAQDVFLNIAGGLKVEDPALDLAVCASILSSFEDLAIPNTACFAAEVGLGGEIRAVNRVENRISEAEKLGFTDIYISKYNKKGLDFSKFNIKVHAFSKLEDVFSELFG; encoded by the coding sequence ATGGCTAAAATAAAAACCTCCTACTTCTGCCAGAACTGCGGCGCACAATCAGCAAAATGGATTGGCAAATGCCCGGCCTGCGGCGAGTGGAACACCTACGTAGAAGAAGTAGTACAGCGCGAAGAACTGACCCCGACAAGCATCTGGAAAGTTGGAAGCACTTCGGCACAGGTGGCAAGTAAACCAAAACCAATTGCGGATATTACCTTTCAGGAGCAGCAGCGCATTGATACCACAGACCAGGAACTGAACCGCGTGTTAGGAGGCGGCATTGTGCCCGGCTCTATGGTGCTCATCGGTGGCGAACCAGGTATTGGTAAATCGACACTGATGCTGCAGATAGCGCTGAGTTTGCGGGGCATGCGGGTGTTGTATGTAAGCGGCGAAGAAAGCGAGCAGCAGATCAAGATGCGTGCTGAGCGCATTGGTACAGCCACCTCCGACTGCTTTATATTAACCGAAACCGGGACACAGAATATCTTTAAACAAATTGAGCAGCTGCAACCCCAGGTGCTTATAGTTGACTCTATACAAACCCTTCATTCGTCGTTTATAGAAGCTGGCGCAGGAAGTGTGAGCCAGGTGCGTGAGTGCACGGCCGAGCTTTTAAAATTTGCCAAAGAAAGTGGTACGCCGGTTTTCCTGATTGGCCACATCACCAAAGAAGGCAACCTGGCCGGCCCAAAGATTCTGGAGCACATGGTAGATACCGTGCTGCAGTTTGAAGGCGACCGCCACATGACCTATCGTATTCTCCGCACTACTAAAAACCGCTTTGGCTCTACATCGGAGCTGGGTATTTATGAGATGATGGGCGCGGGCCTGCGCGAAGTGAGTAACCCATCCGAGATCCTGATTTCGCAGCGCGAAGATGCTTTCAGCGGCATTGGTATTGGTGCTACGCTGGAAGGCAACAGGCCGCTTTTAATTGAAGTGCAGAGCCTGGTAACTCCTGCCACTTACGGCACACCACAACGCACCAGCACCGGCTTCGATGGTAAACGTTTGAACATGCTGCTGGCCGTGCTGGAAAAACGGGGTGGTTACAGGTTGGGTGCCCAGGATGTGTTCCTGAATATTGCCGGCGGCCTTAAAGTAGAAGATCCTGCCCTGGACCTGGCAGTTTGCGCTTCCATCCTGTCATCGTTCGAAGATCTGGCAATACCAAACACGGCCTGTTTTGCTGCAGAAGTTGGCCTGGGTGGCGAAATACGGGCTGTAAATCGCGTAGAGAACCGCATATCAGAAGCCGAAAAATTAGGATTTACCGACATCTACATCTCTAAATACAACAAGAAAGGGCTTGATTTTAGTAAGTTCAACATTAAGGTGCATGCCTTCAGTAAACTGGAAGATGTGTTCAGTGAGTTGTTTGGCTAA
- a CDS encoding CHASE domain-containing protein, with protein MRLAKIAAFIQDHVIAISSFLLIFLVTIFLYSETKKKAAERSEKLFELRADQATQDIHKRLNDYIQILIGAKALFIASDTVERAAWHTYYKNLNLEEKYPGIQGLGYTHFIRPGEMEEHVRQIRKEGFQDYKVVPEGKRAIYSSIIYLEPFISRNLRAFGFDMFSEPIRQSAMRIARDTKQPAMSGKVRLMQETGKDEQAGFLIYLPVYRNNADPETIQERQYLIKGFIYSPFRAKDFMSYALGEDYGDIDIEVYDGTTMNQETLLYSTDSVLHYNRNKARLSKINTITIANNTWRIYSTAKPSFVQTSDAGLPYFILLGGVLSAS; from the coding sequence ATGAGATTAGCTAAAATTGCTGCTTTTATTCAGGATCACGTAATTGCTATCTCCTCTTTCCTGCTCATATTTTTAGTAACTATATTTTTATACTCCGAAACAAAGAAGAAAGCCGCCGAGCGAAGTGAAAAACTGTTTGAGCTCCGGGCCGACCAGGCTACCCAGGATATTCACAAACGCCTGAATGATTACATACAGATCCTGATCGGGGCCAAAGCCTTGTTTATCGCTTCTGATACAGTGGAGCGGGCGGCCTGGCATACCTACTATAAAAACCTGAACCTCGAAGAAAAATACCCTGGCATACAAGGTTTGGGTTATACACACTTTATCAGGCCCGGCGAAATGGAGGAACATGTCAGGCAGATAAGAAAAGAAGGATTTCAGGATTACAAAGTTGTGCCGGAAGGCAAACGGGCAATCTATAGTTCAATTATTTACCTGGAGCCTTTTATTAGCCGCAACCTGCGGGCTTTTGGCTTTGATATGTTCAGCGAGCCGATCAGGCAATCGGCAATGCGCATTGCCCGCGATACCAAACAACCTGCTATGTCAGGCAAGGTGCGTCTGATGCAGGAAACCGGTAAGGATGAACAGGCCGGCTTCCTGATCTACCTGCCGGTTTACCGCAATAACGCAGACCCTGAAACGATACAGGAGCGGCAATACCTGATCAAAGGATTTATTTATAGCCCTTTCCGGGCAAAGGACTTTATGTCGTATGCCCTGGGCGAGGACTATGGCGACATTGATATAGAAGTGTACGACGGCACCACTATGAACCAGGAGACGTTGTTATACAGCACCGATTCTGTACTGCACTATAACAGAAATAAGGCGAGGCTCAGCAAAATCAACACCATAACTATAGCCAACAACACCTGGCGCATATACAGCACAGCCAAGCCGTCTTTTGTGCAAACCTCCGATGCCGGCCTTCCTTACTTTATATTGCTGGGGGGAGTATTATCAGCTTCCTGA
- a CDS encoding mechanosensitive ion channel family protein, with amino-acid sequence MNDIDKALELLLTKLELWGRHLVLMLPNLFLALLILVITFYIARIIRKGLERVITRFSHSPALNNLISTLLYLAILMVGFLLVLSVLKLDNIVVSLLAGVGIVGLALGFAFQDIAANFISGTIIAVQKPFGVGDMIETNDYFGVIERISLRTVNIRKVTGELVMLPNKMVFENPVTNYSFHGIRRVDLDARISYNEDLEQVQRIVIEALQDVKNRVKTRDVEVVYDKFDESSINFKARFWVTYTRQFDYVSAKSDAIIRIKKAFDERGIVIPFPVRTLGLNTKNGNELSDYLGAVKVAVRSGDQGGKAGS; translated from the coding sequence ATGAATGATATTGACAAAGCCTTAGAACTGCTGCTCACCAAGCTGGAACTATGGGGCAGGCACCTTGTACTGATGTTGCCTAATCTTTTCCTGGCGCTACTTATACTTGTTATCACCTTTTATATAGCCCGCATTATCCGTAAAGGGTTAGAGAGAGTAATTACCCGTTTCTCACATAGTCCTGCGCTTAACAACCTTATTTCCACGCTCCTGTACCTGGCTATTCTGATGGTGGGCTTCCTGCTGGTGCTGAGTGTGCTGAAGCTGGATAACATTGTGGTATCGTTGCTGGCCGGTGTGGGTATAGTTGGTCTGGCGCTGGGCTTTGCGTTTCAGGATATTGCGGCCAACTTTATTTCGGGAACTATAATAGCGGTGCAGAAACCATTTGGTGTCGGCGATATGATCGAAACAAACGACTATTTTGGTGTGATTGAACGCATCTCATTACGCACTGTAAATATCAGGAAAGTGACCGGAGAACTGGTGATGCTGCCCAATAAGATGGTGTTTGAAAACCCGGTAACAAATTATTCTTTTCACGGCATCCGGCGCGTAGACCTGGATGCACGCATTTCATACAACGAGGACCTGGAGCAGGTACAACGAATAGTAATTGAAGCGCTGCAGGATGTTAAGAACCGTGTAAAGACCCGCGACGTGGAAGTGGTATACGATAAGTTTGACGAAAGCTCCATTAACTTTAAGGCCCGTTTCTGGGTAACCTATACCCGTCAGTTTGATTATGTGAGTGCTAAAAGCGATGCGATCATCCGTATTAAAAAGGCTTTTGACGAGCGCGGGATTGTGATTCCGTTTCCTGTTCGTACGCTTGGATTAAACACGAAAAACGGCAACGAATTATCTGATTACCTGGGTGCTGTTAAAGTAGCTGTCAGAAGTGGTGATCAGGGAGGCAAGGCAGGAAGCTAA
- a CDS encoding baeRF3 domain-containing protein codes for MALIHRKDIEKLLNVQTNTKNALCISIFIPTHRAGHETLNGNDQILFKNKIREARNLLARHDVPEAEIDAYMKPAEELLADGNFWRHQAEGLAVFITKGFSAHYTLPITMPDVVYVLDQFYFTPVIPLLSQNGRFFILCLNREKIGLYEATLDRMRAIDISSFVPDTMNKALKFDVKGKDQDFTNSTATVNGSNIVHGAGSTKGDEEHERVREFMIEVDNSLQQILHDEHVPLVLAGVDHYCSIFKAHSKYKNIVPENIHVNENADAANGLHEKALAVVKPLMQQNHTDSLSRYENVAGTGVTSEDIATVAAEAVHGRVETLFIAPGQPVWGRYDAKNAVAEIHDEYHRGDDDLVNLAATKTLAQGGRVFVSSYNGLSEGTEGSANVKALFRY; via the coding sequence ATGGCATTAATCCACAGAAAAGACATTGAGAAGTTACTTAATGTGCAGACTAACACTAAGAATGCGCTGTGCATCTCTATTTTTATACCTACTCACCGGGCCGGACACGAAACACTGAATGGAAACGACCAGATACTCTTCAAAAATAAAATAAGAGAGGCCAGAAACTTGCTAGCCCGACATGATGTGCCTGAAGCGGAGATAGATGCTTACATGAAACCGGCAGAAGAGTTACTGGCAGATGGTAATTTCTGGCGCCACCAGGCAGAGGGCCTGGCTGTATTTATTACCAAAGGCTTTTCGGCGCACTATACGTTGCCTATAACCATGCCGGATGTAGTATATGTGTTGGATCAGTTCTATTTTACGCCTGTTATTCCGCTACTGAGCCAGAACGGGCGTTTCTTTATACTTTGCCTGAACCGCGAAAAGATCGGTTTATATGAAGCTACCCTGGATAGAATGCGAGCGATAGATATTAGCTCCTTTGTGCCGGATACTATGAACAAAGCCCTCAAGTTTGATGTAAAAGGCAAAGATCAGGATTTCACGAACTCTACTGCTACAGTAAACGGCTCTAACATTGTGCATGGTGCCGGCTCAACCAAAGGCGACGAAGAGCATGAGCGTGTGCGTGAGTTTATGATTGAAGTAGATAACAGCCTGCAGCAGATACTGCACGACGAACATGTTCCGTTGGTACTGGCAGGCGTGGATCATTACTGCAGTATCTTTAAAGCGCATAGCAAGTATAAAAATATCGTTCCGGAAAACATCCATGTCAACGAAAATGCGGATGCTGCCAACGGGTTGCATGAGAAAGCGCTTGCTGTAGTTAAACCTCTGATGCAGCAAAACCATACAGATTCGCTATCGCGTTACGAGAATGTGGCAGGTACAGGCGTTACTTCTGAAGATATTGCAACTGTAGCTGCCGAAGCTGTTCATGGCCGTGTAGAAACGCTGTTTATTGCTCCTGGCCAACCGGTTTGGGGCCGATACGATGCAAAAAATGCCGTAGCAGAGATACATGATGAATACCACCGTGGTGATGATGACCTGGTGAACCTGGCAGCTACCAAAACCCTGGCACAGGGCGGACGTGTATTTGTAAGCAGCTACAACGGTCTGAGCGAAGGAACAGAAGGCAGTGCCAATGTAAAAGCGCTGTTCAGATACTAA
- a CDS encoding SPASM domain-containing protein, with protein sequence MNPHITDGLNFLSKMTWKRAFNAVQVVSSYLYAKATGKAVHWGLPVSISLEPTTSCNLRCPECPSGLRSFTRPTGMLQPELYRRIIDQLHSKLLYLIFYFQGEPYLHKQFLEMVSYASRKGIYTATSTNAHYLDDETARKTVESGLDRLIVSIDGTTQETYAAYRIGGKLDKVLEGTRNVVKWKKTLKSKTPHIMFQYLVVRPNEHQLEDVKVLAKELGVDEVVFKTAQIYDYKHGSPLIPTIDYYSRYKNNGDGNYSIKNKLLNHCWKMWHSCVITWDGLVVPCCFDKDAEYRFGDLKEEQFGRVWRNEKYTAFRQAVLRSRAEVEMCRNCTEGTRVWA encoded by the coding sequence ATGAACCCACACATCACAGACGGGCTTAATTTTTTGTCGAAGATGACTTGGAAGCGTGCGTTTAACGCAGTACAGGTAGTAAGCAGTTATTTATATGCGAAAGCAACAGGCAAGGCAGTGCATTGGGGTTTACCGGTAAGTATATCCCTGGAGCCAACCACATCCTGCAACCTGCGCTGCCCCGAGTGCCCCAGTGGCCTGCGCTCGTTTACCCGCCCAACCGGCATGCTGCAACCCGAACTATACCGCCGCATTATAGATCAACTGCACAGCAAACTTCTGTATCTTATCTTTTACTTCCAGGGCGAGCCTTATTTACACAAGCAGTTCCTGGAAATGGTAAGCTATGCCAGCAGAAAGGGAATCTATACGGCGACCTCTACCAATGCACATTATTTAGACGATGAAACTGCACGCAAAACAGTAGAATCAGGCTTGGACAGGCTTATAGTATCGATAGATGGCACGACCCAGGAAACGTACGCTGCTTACCGTATAGGCGGCAAACTGGATAAAGTGCTGGAAGGAACGCGTAACGTGGTAAAGTGGAAAAAGACGCTGAAATCTAAAACGCCGCATATCATGTTTCAGTACCTGGTGGTTCGGCCAAACGAGCACCAGCTGGAGGATGTAAAAGTGCTGGCAAAAGAACTGGGCGTAGATGAAGTTGTTTTCAAGACTGCCCAGATCTATGATTATAAACACGGTTCCCCGCTCATCCCAACTATAGATTATTACTCCCGCTACAAAAACAACGGTGACGGCAACTATAGCATTAAAAATAAACTGCTGAATCATTGCTGGAAAATGTGGCATTCGTGCGTTATAACCTGGGACGGCCTGGTAGTGCCCTGCTGTTTTGATAAGGATGCAGAATATCGGTTCGGAGACCTGAAAGAAGAGCAGTTCGGCCGGGTTTGGCGCAACGAAAAGTATACTGCCTTCAGGCAGGCAGTGCTTCGCTCAAGGGCGGAAGTTGAAATGTGCCGTAACTGTACGGAAGGAACCAGAGTATGGGCTTAG
- a CDS encoding PAS domain S-box protein: MFFIIWSLSSTRRSNRLKQTITDNATAALFILDSRGYCTFMNPAAEEMTGYSFEEMQQQTLHDMIHHKHPNGSAFEEEDCPIRKALKQKKAIRTLEEVFVRKDGSLFDVMCAVQPIVENDTISYTIIEVRDITEEKRTQQAIIESEARFRAMADNAPVIIAITDETGYFIYVNKQWIDFTGTSLKDTLSRQWTSYLHPEDREYAGQKYSKATEEGVSFRMELRMLRLDGQYRWVASTSTPRFDADGGFMGHITSIIDITEIKEAERRVKQNAELLQKLFLEVPALVGLVRAPDMQYVLANPLYRSLYGNRPLVGKSIYEAHTEREGEGFFKKIEEVFSTGKPYVGNEVSITITPTGVGSPMEAYFNLVYQPLKDLNGNVEAVLVFAIEVTELVTARSGLLAANDELSDKNNELLRINSDLDNFVYTASHDLKSPIANIEGLVIMLRDILQDKLDVEDEKVLDMVTNSINKLKGTIADLTEITKVQKELQSKVEPLRFDETLKDVLIDINGLVEETGTEIKTSFEVDAILYARKNLRSIMYNLVSNAVKYRSPDRTPEVRISTYRQDDYVVLEVADNGLGIKKEHQHKLFSMFKRLHTHVEGTGIGLYIVKRIIENNGGKIKVESDHDVGTTFRVYFKEIPVEEEV, encoded by the coding sequence ATGTTCTTTATTATCTGGTCGCTGTCAAGCACCCGCCGCTCTAACCGCCTGAAACAGACGATAACCGATAATGCCACTGCCGCCCTGTTCATACTTGACTCAAGAGGGTATTGCACCTTTATGAACCCTGCTGCTGAAGAGATGACCGGTTATTCTTTCGAGGAAATGCAGCAGCAAACCCTTCATGACATGATTCACCATAAACACCCGAACGGATCAGCGTTTGAAGAAGAAGATTGCCCGATACGAAAGGCATTGAAACAGAAAAAAGCTATACGCACCCTGGAGGAGGTTTTTGTGCGTAAAGACGGATCTTTATTTGATGTGATGTGTGCGGTGCAGCCAATTGTTGAGAATGACACTATAAGCTACACTATAATTGAGGTGCGTGACATTACAGAAGAGAAGCGCACGCAGCAGGCTATCATAGAAAGTGAGGCACGCTTCAGGGCAATGGCCGATAATGCACCGGTAATTATTGCGATCACCGACGAGACAGGGTATTTTATTTATGTAAATAAGCAGTGGATCGATTTTACAGGAACTTCTCTAAAAGATACCCTAAGCCGCCAGTGGACCAGTTACCTACATCCTGAGGACAGAGAGTACGCAGGTCAGAAGTATAGTAAAGCAACTGAAGAAGGTGTTAGTTTCAGGATGGAGCTCCGTATGCTGCGCCTCGACGGGCAATACCGATGGGTTGCATCAACCAGTACGCCACGTTTCGATGCCGACGGCGGATTTATGGGGCACATTACCTCCATTATAGATATCACAGAAATTAAAGAAGCCGAGCGTAGGGTAAAACAAAATGCTGAACTGCTGCAGAAGTTGTTCCTGGAAGTTCCGGCGCTGGTAGGTCTGGTGCGTGCCCCGGATATGCAGTACGTGCTGGCTAACCCGCTTTACCGTAGTTTGTATGGCAACCGCCCATTGGTAGGTAAAAGCATTTACGAAGCACACACCGAGCGCGAAGGCGAAGGGTTTTTTAAGAAAATAGAGGAAGTATTTAGTACAGGAAAGCCTTATGTAGGTAATGAAGTATCTATAACCATAACTCCAACAGGTGTCGGTTCTCCGATGGAGGCTTACTTTAACCTGGTATATCAGCCTTTAAAAGACCTGAACGGGAATGTAGAAGCAGTGCTGGTGTTTGCCATAGAAGTAACGGAACTGGTAACGGCACGATCTGGATTACTGGCTGCCAACGACGAGCTAAGCGACAAGAACAACGAACTGCTCCGCATCAACAGCGACCTCGATAACTTTGTGTACACTGCCTCGCACGACCTTAAATCGCCGATAGCGAACATAGAAGGGCTAGTAATTATGCTCCGCGATATACTGCAGGACAAGCTGGATGTAGAAGACGAAAAGGTGCTTGACATGGTGACCAACTCCATAAACAAGCTAAAAGGAACTATAGCTGACCTTACCGAGATAACCAAAGTACAGAAAGAACTACAGTCTAAAGTTGAGCCGCTCCGGTTTGATGAAACACTAAAAGATGTATTGATTGACATAAATGGCCTGGTAGAAGAAACCGGTACTGAAATCAAGACTAGTTTTGAAGTAGATGCGATACTATATGCCCGCAAAAATCTACGAAGCATTATGTACAACCTGGTATCGAATGCGGTAAAATACCGGTCGCCGGACAGAACGCCGGAGGTAAGAATAAGTACCTACCGGCAGGATGATTACGTCGTGCTGGAAGTTGCCGACAATGGGCTGGGCATCAAAAAGGAGCATCAGCATAAATTGTTCAGCATGTTTAAGCGACTGCACACGCACGTAGAGGGTACAGGTATTGGCTTATACATTGTAAAGCGCATTATAGAGAACAACGGTGGTAAAATAAAAGTAGAAAGCGACCATGACGTTGGCACTACGTTCAGGGTGTATTTTAAAGAGATTCCGGTGGAGGAAGAGGTATAG
- a CDS encoding peroxiredoxin family protein, with the protein MKRIQLLLLLAALLLVNYTYGQGKAIIRGKITNPLSDEVTVITYPNPLIPEEKETTVALSGNTFKLEIPVTETTLAELVHDNEVVPVYLEPGYSLTLTFNGDKFLKTIKFEGKGANENNYLAQYTRRFDEVEDYQVLPDNIKLNEKEFTEFLDLRKKDQLKNLEKYTAKNPVSDKFKAFALSEIDYGYANDKVTYPALRQRVGASKNYVAPSASFYAFLDELDMNKGLAISPAYIAFLRNYTAHYTKAAGLTETDKLYYKKNYTIAAEKLQGNARLLAQANILKQSVQKGHVGHTEEMLQDYKTSSKQQEVVAFLENYLAQNSKNALGSLAPDLKLKSIDGSEVALSDFKGKLVYLNFWQVGCGLCIIELPHMQALTKQLQDKNVVFVNVGLDDEEEKWRKMVTAKQLLGTHLYLKGLDAELVKRYDLKDVPAYFLIDEEGRFVTIKARRPSDREAANDILRHLSQQGQATNK; encoded by the coding sequence ATGAAGCGAATTCAATTACTGCTGTTGCTGGCTGCGCTGCTGCTGGTAAACTATACTTACGGGCAAGGCAAAGCCATTATTAGGGGTAAAATTACTAATCCGCTATCCGATGAGGTTACGGTCATTACTTACCCGAACCCGCTCATTCCGGAAGAAAAAGAAACTACTGTAGCACTTAGCGGCAATACCTTTAAACTGGAGATTCCGGTTACAGAAACTACGCTGGCCGAACTGGTTCATGATAACGAAGTGGTGCCTGTTTACCTGGAGCCTGGCTATAGTTTAACCCTGACTTTTAACGGAGATAAGTTCCTGAAAACTATAAAGTTCGAAGGTAAAGGCGCAAACGAAAACAATTACCTGGCACAATACACCCGCCGTTTCGATGAAGTGGAAGACTACCAGGTACTGCCCGACAACATTAAACTGAACGAAAAAGAGTTTACCGAATTCCTGGACCTGCGCAAAAAAGACCAGCTCAAAAACCTGGAAAAGTATACTGCTAAAAACCCGGTTTCAGATAAATTTAAAGCTTTTGCCCTCTCAGAAATTGACTATGGTTACGCCAACGATAAAGTAACCTACCCGGCCCTGCGCCAGCGTGTAGGTGCCAGCAAAAACTATGTAGCTCCGTCAGCTTCCTTCTATGCTTTTCTTGATGAACTGGATATGAACAAAGGTTTGGCGATAAGCCCGGCGTATATCGCTTTTCTGCGCAACTATACGGCACACTATACTAAAGCCGCTGGCCTTACGGAGACCGACAAACTATACTATAAAAAGAACTATACGATAGCTGCTGAAAAGCTACAAGGCAATGCCCGCTTACTGGCGCAGGCAAATATCCTGAAACAATCCGTTCAGAAAGGGCATGTCGGCCATACCGAAGAAATGCTGCAAGACTATAAAACCAGCAGTAAGCAACAGGAAGTAGTAGCTTTCCTGGAGAATTACCTTGCTCAGAACAGTAAAAACGCATTGGGTAGCCTGGCTCCTGACCTTAAGTTAAAAAGTATAGATGGCTCAGAAGTAGCGCTCAGTGATTTTAAAGGTAAACTGGTGTACCTGAATTTCTGGCAGGTTGGTTGCGGCTTATGTATAATAGAACTGCCACACATGCAGGCGCTTACCAAACAACTACAGGATAAAAATGTGGTGTTTGTAAATGTGGGGCTGGATGATGAGGAAGAAAAATGGCGCAAGATGGTAACTGCTAAGCAGCTACTGGGCACACACTTATACCTGAAAGGCCTGGATGCTGAACTTGTGAAACGCTACGATCTGAAAGATGTGCCGGCTTACTTCCTGATTGATGAGGAAGGTCGGTTTGTAACTATAAAAGCCCGCCGCCCCAGCGACCGCGAAGCTGCTAACGATATACTGCGTCACCTGAGCCAGCAGGGACAGGCCACAAACAAATAA
- a CDS encoding Mpo1 family 2-hydroxy fatty acid dioxygenase, with translation MKPIQQWFDEYGQSHQNHTNKLIHWICVPLIFFSIIGLLASLPSEPLKMLFPEQLRPFVHFGTIVILLGLLFYLRLSVPMFVGMAIVCAVMLWLVYLVDYKTDSPLWLVSLIVFVVAWVGQFYGHKVEGKKPSFLKDLQFLLIGPAWLLGFIYRKLGIPY, from the coding sequence ATGAAACCGATACAACAATGGTTTGACGAATATGGACAAAGCCATCAGAACCATACCAACAAGCTGATTCACTGGATCTGTGTGCCGCTTATCTTTTTCAGCATTATCGGGTTACTGGCCAGCCTGCCAAGTGAGCCGCTTAAAATGCTTTTCCCGGAACAACTACGGCCTTTTGTACATTTCGGAACTATAGTTATACTGCTGGGCCTGCTTTTTTACCTGCGCTTGTCGGTGCCTATGTTTGTGGGCATGGCTATAGTTTGCGCTGTTATGCTCTGGCTAGTATACCTGGTCGACTATAAAACGGATAGCCCGCTCTGGCTGGTTAGCCTCATCGTATTTGTAGTTGCCTGGGTCGGGCAGTTCTACGGGCATAAAGTAGAGGGTAAAAAACCTTCCTTTTTAAAGGATCTGCAGTTTTTATTAATAGGGCCTGCCTGGTTACTTGGGTTTATATACCGGAAATTGGGTATACCCTATTAA